The Bartonella krasnovii sequence GTAGAGTTAGGGATAGCGTTCTATCAAAAGTTTCTTGAAGGAGATACTTGGGGACTGAGCAATTCAACCAAGAAGTTTCAAGATTTTATTACTCGTTATGGTAATGATAGGGCTATTGTGAGTGCGCATAGCCGTGGTACCTTAACAACACGCAATGGAGCGAATAACTTGCAAGAGCAAGGTATCCACGGTATTGCCAAGAAAACAGACTTCTATCTTTTTGGAGCGGCTGCTCATACGCAATCGATGGCCAATATAGTAGATTACTTAAGTGATGGCGAAAAAAATTATGTCTACACACAAGGCCATATATTAGACCCCATTAGTACGGTGATTGGTTACAATTTTCCTACAGTTTATGGGGTGCCTTTCAGACCATATTATTTATTACATCCGTCAATTCTTCCAATGAGAGAGATGGGAGGAGCGTTCTTGGGCTTTAACCCTAGCACCCATAATTGTTATGGTGATGCAAGTCCTAAGTGTAAAACTAATTACGGTTCATTTGATTTTAAAAAAGTTTATTCCACGAGAACAGGGAACAAAAAATGAAAATACGATTCAACTTATTAAGCTTACTTATTTTGTTAATGGTCACTGGATGTGATATGGACAAATCTCCTCCAGGGGAAGTATATGGGTGGATCAAGCCAGGAGAAGACTTTACTGAGGTAGGAAAAGCCTTGCTAGAATGTGGTCTACCGCATCTCAATTATCTTGAGAAAGAAGTTCAAGAGCTAAGCAACAATGATAATGCAACAATTGATGCTTGTATGGTGCAGGCCGGATTCCGTGACAGATATGGCGGTCCATCTTGGTGTGTGAATCATTGGAGGGAAAACCTTCCGATTTGTCGCCCTGGTGCTGTTATTCCCAAGCGCAGTGTCGAGAAGCGCTTAAACAGCCCTTATTGTAAAAGAAGTCCAGTACAACCTGAATGTAAACCTTAAGTTTTGTTTTTGATGGAAAGTACAATCCCCACATTCTGTATTCCCATACTCATGTGGGGTTGTTATTTTAAACGGCGGTGACAGAAAATATCAACAGGCTTTTAAAGCCTTTTTATTGTAAAGAAACCCATTAGAGAAGGGGAAAAATGAAGAAAACTTTAAAACTATTGAGTTGCATGGCTCTGTTAAGCACGGCTGGATGTGTTAACCAAATTTCCTCGCTTTCTCCAAGATTATGGAGACAGAAAATACTTTTAGAATGTGGAGTACCGGACCTTGATAAGGTTGTAGCGCTAGATTTGAATCAATTCGCTAGTATTGAAATTTGTCTGGGGCAATCGGGTTTTCGTCCTAGCTTTACCATACAAGAATGGTGTGAGAACCATAAATCAGACAACCTTCCCATATGTCGTCCTGGTGCTCTCATGCCTCAGCGCAGTGTTGAGAGACGCTTAAAGAGCCCTTATTGTAAAAGACATAAAAACGCCCTTGAATGCCAACCCTAACAACGCAAAATCATTCGCAAAGTGCTTCCATGAATGTTGGCTATACCTATGGCACGGGTGGTACAGGGTGGATGGGGAATGCTTCTTTTGGGAAAGGAAAAGGTTCCAGTGAACAAGTACACCACAAGAACAGCCATGTGATTGGTACGGGTACTATTCAAACCAACAGTGGGCAAAACACCACATTGAATGGCGCCGTGGTTTCTGCAAACCGTATAGAGATGGGTGTTGGTGGTGATCTCACCATTACCGGCCAGAGCGATACCGGAAAAAGTTCTAGCAAGCAAAACTCTGTTTCCATTGGCTTTAATGGTGGAAAACAGGATGCAGCCTCAACCAATATTGCCTTTAACAAGGATAAAACTTCTAGTGATTATCATAGTGTTGTGGAACAATCAGGCATTAAAGCAGGGACAGGCGGCTTTGAGATCAACGTGAAAGACAAAACAACGCTGACCGGGGGCATTATTGACAGCACTGCTCCAGCAGACAAAAACAAACTGATCACCGGAACCATTACGACGAGTGATATTGCTAACAGTGCTGAAGCGACAGCCAACAGTCAAGGTTTAAGCATTTCTGCTGGTGGTCCGATGGATCAAGGCAAATATGGTATTGGAAAAAACATTGCCAAAAATATCTTAGATCATGCAAAAGCCCATGATGAAGAGGAAGGCTATACCAAATCCGCCATCAGTGATGGCACCATTGTGATCACCGATGAAGCAGGGCAGAAAGTGTTAACGGGGCAAAATGGGGAACAAGCCATTGCTTCCCTTAATCGTGATACTGTGACAGCCCATAAGGGTGTCTCACCCATCGATGTAGGCAAGCTGGAACAAATCGTCCATGAAAACCGTGAAATGGCAACACAACTCTTAGAAGAAGGATTTAAATACAGCGATGAGTCCTATAAAACCATGTTTCTTAAAGAACATCCTCTCGCTGTGGTTGACCGTGATGAACAGGGCAATATAATCTATAAAACAGATGCAAATGGGGTACCTATAAGAGACGCTCGTGGACAAAAAATCCCTAAGTTTCATTATTTAACGGAAGAAGAAAAGCAGCATTTGCAAGAAGGTGCTGATGGCAAGGTGCATGTGTCCTTTAATGGCATCTTTACTCCACCAGAGGAGGCGGCTGTTTATGCAGAGCAACATGCGAAGGATAAAAATAATCCGCTTTATTTTGTTGTATTCCCAGAAGCCGATTCTGCCATTTCAGAACTTCTGGTGGCGGGATATCAAAAGTTTTTAGAAAATAACTTTTGGGGTTTGACCAATTCCACACAAACAGCAAAAGCTCTGATGTATGGTTATGGACTTACAGGGTTAGAACTTTATGGCCATAGCCGTGGGACCATGACATTGGGGAATATGCTGAATTCTTTCAAACAAGAAGGTGTGCATGGAATAGCGAATGAAAACACGGATATCAATTTCTATGGACCAGCCTTTAATGTTTTGTCTGCAGCCGGTCTTATAAGTTATGTGAGTGATGGCAAACAAACCACAGTTGGCTTTGATGGGCATAGATATGACTTTGTCAGCAGAATTATTGGCGGCAATGGCTATACTTACGAGACAGCACCTGCTGGCAGCAACGCTTGGAAAGAAGCATGGAAAATGTTCACAGATCCCTATAATGTTCATACTTGCCTGGGAGACGCGAGTTACAAATGCCAAAAGCTTTATGGCACATCTCATCGAGAACAAAGACCTTTAAGTAAATCAAGGAGTAAAAAATGAAACAAACGCTAAAATTATTAAGCACTGCAATTTTGTTAATCATAACTGGATGCCAATTTAATAAACCTCCTCCAGGGGAAGTATACATGTGGGTAAAGCCCGGAGCAGATTTTACTGAAGTAGGAAAAGCTTTGTTGGAATGTGGCATGCCAACCCCTTATGATCGCGATCCAGAAAGCAGAAAGCTTAGCTATAATGCAATAGCAACCATTGAAGCTTGCATGCTTCAATCTGGTTTTCGTGACCGATATGGTGATCCAACTTGGTGTGAAACTCATAAAGCCGAAAACTTGCCGATTTGTCGTCCAGGCGCAGTCATTCCACAGCGCAGTGTCAAGAGGCGCTTAAACAGCCCGTTTTGTAAAAAATATAAAAATAGCCGTAAATGCCAACCTTAAGTTTTGCTGTTTTTGGAAGCTTCAATCCCCACATTCTGTATTCCCATATCTATGGGGATTGTTCCTCCAATTTCTATGAATACTGGAAGAAGAAAAGCAGCATTTGCAAGAAGGTGCTGATGGCAAGGTGCATGTGTCCTTTAATGGCATTTTTACTCCACCAGAGGAGGCGGCTGTTTATGCAGAGCAACATGCGGAGGATAAAAATAATCCGCTTTATTTTGTTGTATTCCCAGAAGCCGATTCTGCTATTTCAGAACTTCTGGTGGCAGGATATCAGAAGTTTTTAGAAAATAACTTTTGGGGTTTGACCAATTCCACACAAACAGCAAAAGCTCTGATGTATGGTTATGGACTTACAGGGTTAGAACTTTATGGCCATAGCCGTGGGACCATGACAGCGGGCAATGGATCGTATAATTTAGCAAAGCATGGTATTCACGGTATAGCAAAGGAAACAACGATTAATTTCTTTGGACCAGCTTTTAATACTCAAGATATGGCAGATACGTTATATATCTTAAGTGATGGCAAGCAGGATTATGTCAATTTGGAAAATCATAAATATGACTTTGTTGGTGTCAAGATTGGCAAAAATCCTTATACCTTTGAGAAAATTCCTCCTGGAAGTGGTCCTTGGAAAGAGAGATTTCAAATATTTAAG is a genomic window containing:
- a CDS encoding filamentous hemagglutinin, translating into MQEGADGKVHVSFNGIFTPPEEAAVYAEQHAEDKNNPLYFVVFPEADSAISELLVAGYQKFLENNFWGLTNSTQTAKALMYGYGLTGLELYGHSRGTMTAGNGSYNLAKHGIHGIAKETTINFFGPAFNTQDMADTLYILSDGKQDYVNLENHKYDFVGVKIGKNPYTFEKIPPGSGPWKERFQIFKGYPSVHACYGNASPICRQAYGSPNRTPIYSIYSGRKK